GAACCTCCACCTGGTACAGTGTGGTGATCATCTTCGCCAAGTACGCGATGGCGTTCTTGTTGCCGAAATCGGCATAAGAGTGCCCGCCTTCCGTCCGTACGGTCACCTCCATCCGAAGCGACCCCACCGCCTTGTTGACGATTCCTTTGTACGTGCCGTCAAAGGAGATCACCTGGGAAAGGCGGGAGCCGTACGTCGCGCAAATCTTCCGCGACCCCTTCAGGTTTCCCAACCCCTCCTCACCGGCGTTTGCCACAAACAAGACCCCTTCTCCGTTCCGTGGACGGAGGTTCTTTTCCGTCACGTACCAGGCGGAGAAGAGAAGCGCCACCAGGTTTGCCGTATCGTCCCCGATCCCCGGTGCCTTGATCATCCCACCTTCCACCGTTACGGGAAGGGGATCGGTATCGGGGAAGACCACATCGGTATGGGCCATGAACACGGACAGGGGATTATCCCCTCGGTCCCCCACCGGGTAGACCACGTTCAGGGCATCGTCGATGTACACCCCGGTACATCCCTTGCCCTCAAGCCACGTTTTGACGAACCGTGCCCGCTCCTCTTCATGGTTGGACGGAGAGGGAATCCGGGCGATGGTTTGCAAGGAGGTCGAACGCCTGATCCTTGTGCTGTTGGATGAACGCCTCGGCCTCATCTGGCACCACCCATGACGCTGCTTCTCTCATACCCCTGCCTCCTTGACCGTATCCATCAACTTGATGAACGTATCATCGTACAGGTGGCACGCCACCTTGTGGCCCCGCTTCTCCGGGAACCTTGCGCAGCGGGGGTTCGAACTGGGAGCAGACCGGCATCGCCTTGGAACACGCGGGGATGGAACACGCATCCGGTCGGTGGGTTCATCGGAGAGGGAGGATCGCCCTGCAGGATCACCCGCTGGCGCTTTTCATGGGGGTTGGGCTCCGGTACGGCGGAAAGGAGCGCCTGGGTGTACGGATGCATCGGATGGTCGAACAGCGAATCCGTCAGTCCTTCCTCCACCAGGTGTCCCAGATACATCACGCCGATCCGGTTGGAGATATACTTCACCACGCTGATGTCGTGGGCGATGAACAGGTAGGTCAGATGATCCTTCTCCTGCAGATCGAGCAGCAGGTTGATGATCTGCGACTGGATGGACACATCCAACGCGGAGACCGGCTCGTCGCAGACGATCAACTGGGGGTTGAGGATCAACGCACGGGCAAGCCCGATCCGCTGACGCTGCCCACCGGAGAACTCATACGGATAGCGGTAGAAATGCTCCGCCCTGAGCCCCACCTTCTCCAGGATGCTCATCGCCATGTCCGCCTTTTCCTGGTGACTATGGCCCAGATGGTGGATGTCCAACACTTCGATCAGGCAGTCGCTGATCTTCTGGCGGGGATCCAGCGACATGTACGGGTCCTGGAAGACCATCTGCATGTTCCGCCTGAGGGGCCGGAGCGCCTTCTCGTCCCAATCGGTGATCTCCTGATCCCCGATGTACAACCGCCCGTCGGTCGGTTTGACCAGACGAATCACCGTTCGTCCGAACGTGCTCTTGCCACACCCCGTCTCACCGACCAGTCCGTACGTCTCCCCCTGGTACAGCCGCATCGTCACGCCATCGACGGCCTTCACTTGGTTGAGTACCCGACCGAACGCGTTCTTGATGGGGAAGTAGGTTCTGATGGCCTGTGCGCTGAGCACAACCTTCCGCGTCTCATCCATGGCTCTCCCCTCCTTCGGTCATCTTCCAGCACCGTACCCGGTGTCCCGGCGCCACATCCTTCAGTTGTTGCTGCTCATGGAAACAGCGCTCCTCGGCAAACGCGCACCGCTTGGCGAACCGGCACCCCTGGGGGATCTGGTCCAGAAGCGGCACGGTACCGGGGATCATGGACAGCCGTTTGCTCCGGTCATCGCTGATCTTCGGAATGGAGGCCAACAGCCCCCGGGTGTACGGATGGGTCGGATGGTCGAACAGATCGTCGACCAACGCCTCCTCCACCACCTGTCCCAGGTACATCACCAC
The window above is part of the Sphaerochaeta sp. genome. Proteins encoded here:
- a CDS encoding M20/M25/M40 family metallo-hydrolase, which translates into the protein MQTIARIPSPSNHEEERARFVKTWLEGKGCTGVYIDDALNVVYPVGDRGDNPLSVFMAHTDVVFPDTDPLPVTVEGGMIKAPGIGDDTANLVALLFSAWYVTEKNLRPRNGEGVLFVANAGEEGLGNLKGSRKICATYGSRLSQVISFDGTYKGIVNKAVGSLRMEVTVRTEGGHSYADFGNKNAIAYLAKMITTLYQVEVPHTGRTTYNVGLISGGTSVNTIAQEARMAYEFRSDERADLSTMQQRFQTVIQEFRGQGVSVEVKPLGERPCSGDVDAARLDALVQLARAAIARESGTSPRILPGSTDCNIPLSLGIPSICFGCYLGGGAHTYQEWVEVASLQSGYRIALSAVLSRF
- a CDS encoding ATP-binding cassette domain-containing protein yields the protein MDETRKVVLSAQAIRTYFPIKNAFGRVLNQVKAVDGVTMRLYQGETYGLVGETGCGKSTFGRTVIRLVKPTDGRLYIGDQEITDWDEKALRPLRRNMQMVFQDPYMSLDPRQKISDCLIEVLDIHHLGHSHQEKADMAMSILEKVGLRAEHFYRYPYEFSGGQRQRIGLARALILNPQLIVCDEPVSALDVSIQSQIINLLLDLQEKDHLTYLFIAHDISVVKYISNRIGVMYLGHLVEEGLTDSLFDHPMHPYTQALLSAVPEPNPHEKRQRVILQGDPPSPMNPPTGCVFHPRVFQGDAGLLPVRTPAAQGSRRSGATRWRATCTMIRSSS